In Nicotiana tabacum cultivar K326 chromosome 17, ASM71507v2, whole genome shotgun sequence, one DNA window encodes the following:
- the LOC142171839 gene encoding uncharacterized protein LOC142171839 — translation MSPYQLVFGKACYLPVELEYKVMWALKKLNLDWDGAAKLRVAHLNKLDKFKYHAYEILSLLRMFPGKLKSKWSGPFEIIGVTPFGALDLKKKNNEIFRVNGHRVKHYLGKLEKATWWQSFTSLEDA, via the exons ATGTCTCCATACCAGTTAGTGTTCGGGAAAGCATGttatcttccggtggaactagaATATAAGGtaatgtgggctttaaagaaattgaatcttgattgggatggaGCCGCTAAAttgcgggttgcacatttgaataaGTTGGATAAGTTCAAGTACCATGCATATGAGATTTTGTCCTT gttgaggatgtttcccgggaagCTCAAGTCCAAGTGGAGTGGTCCGTTTGAAATTATTGGTGTGACACCCTTCGGTGCATTGGATTTAAAGAAAAAGAACAATGAaatattccgagtcaatggtcaccgggtgaagcactacttgggcaaGTTGGAGAAAGCCACGTGGTGGCAGTCATTTACTTCACTTGAAGATGCTTAG